atattgaAAACAATGATTggataaaattaaaattcaTCAAAGAAGAATGTATAAATACTTGTTTAATACGAAAAAATGAGATGCTATTTAGTGTaccttttaattttataaaaaaatgtaaatatattcagCTAGCTTTAAaagaagataaaaaaatatttacaagcaataaaattaaatataaaaatatatttaatctCCAAAAATATGCGTATAAGGATATTTATGATATAGAACATTATGTGTGctgttgttttttttatttatttctaaagaaagaaaaaaaaatgaaaaaaaatagaaaatatatttcaaaatatgaaaaaaaaaaaaaagaagaaatagTAGAAAACACCTTTccaaaaaatgatgaatataataattattataaaatatttaatgtAATGAatattgttaaaaataatatgcatattatatCTATAGAAAGTTGTATaagaattataaatttaagtCCACTCGATATAAAAGTTTTGCTAAAAAGGGAAAAGGGAAGTATAAACACATATAGTATAAAAAGCTTTGGTTACATAAATGTTTAtgaatttaattttttaaagaatattattttaaatttttgtatGAGCATACATAGAAAATGGGttgaatttataaaaattgaaaatgaaaattattttagagaatataaaaatgataatggATCCAACACATTTTCTAAAGATCATTCTAAACAAGTtcatgataataaaaaaaatggatgtcatataataagttacaaaataatacaatttaagaatttatattttgttatatatatatatatatataacaattgCTATAATATTGCATTTCTAAgtaaatataacatttacaattttacaaaaaatacattatatTACCATTTAACACATAATGAAGAAGAATGTACAATTGACgaattgaaatatttatctgaaataaaaaaacataaactTAAAGatacatttaatattttaaaagaacATATGTTTGTTTTGCATCCATTAATAGAAAATGAGATAATAATAGATAATAgcaatttaataaaaataaaaagaaataaattttataattatagtATAGATGGGAAAAGTCAGAATAATTTAATAGatgaaaaagataatacaaaaaaatatataaacaattattGCTTTAATCACAAATttgttataaataataatagttcTCGAATTTTAAATACAGATGTTTCtatttatgaaataaataaatcatatactaaaataattaatttgaatgatgaatatataaaaatagatatAAACATAGTTACTATTcattcatttaatatagtgtttattcaattttaccctcatattattatagtaaatttaacaaaatataatttagaaTTAAAgttgaaaaataatgaagaggttaaaaaaaaatatcaaaatataaattatggaaaaaagtataatgaattaaaagaaaacaatTCGTATGCTTCTTGTGATAGTATACAAAATGACGAATTAAATTTTAGTGAGCAATCTGAGTGTTCTATTTCTAGttatgatgaaataaataaaaaggagGTACCTATAACAGTTAGTTcagataataaaataaaaaattattttaaagcTGCATCTCAATTGTTTGACATAACgataaattcaaataaaaagaatagaggtaattatataattttaaggAAAATGAGTATGAACGAATTAAATGtgaatgataaaaatgcatGGGATTATATtagttttaaaattaaaaataaaggggaagaagaagaagaagaagttgataataatacaaaagaAGAGGGGAAGTATAACTATTCggaaaaaacaaatgtaAATAGATTTGCAAATTATGAAATGATTATTGAATATCTTAAAAAGAACGCAAATTCGAATATAAAGGGAGCAAACAATTTGAttgggaaaaaatatacacgatgtaaatatattaaaattagtaaaaatatgaataaatatttttatatgtataaatataaagaaattagATTTGCAAATAGAAAATTTGAGAATAATGACGAATATAAGTATTATGGAATAAAAGAAATgctttttaatataagtTGCatagaaattaaaaaaacaaattatatatttataaagaaaataccATTTCTTCTTAATTATGAGATGGGTTATTTTCAGGGTGGAATAACGATTCAATATGTTAGTAGCGAATCTGATATTCCTGaagaattttttatattaaaaaatgaaagaaaatgttttaatgaaacatcaaataaaacaaaaaaggaaaaatgtaatgattatttaaatagaCGAACATATACtttgaagaaaaaagaGGAACATGTACTTGAAATTGATGGATATGAGAATTAtcagaaaatatatgatggatttaaaaaattaaatttaggAATGGTTtgtaatttaaaaaaaaaaaattttaatcttatattaaaaagttacaaagaaattgtaaataacaaaataataaaagaaggaaagatatatatattcaacaatttaaatattccaATTTTTGTGAGCCCAGATAAATCTaattatcttttttatataaataagaaatatatatattttaaagaaaataaatatttttatttttatttccctaaatttatattaattagcAAAAAgttagtttttttattcaaaacGGATAATAAAGTACATGAATATCGAGGagttaaaaattatatgcacataataaaagatgataatatatttcagaatttttatgttatgaaattatttttgttttgtaGCATAGTTTCAacttttcaattttattcttttgTCTTTTTAAGACGAGCATGTTCCTCTCGATTTAgtgggaaaaaaaaaagtgttcgaaaaaatggaaaaagaaaaaatagaaaagaaatagtttattttgaattatatttagTAAACTTTTATTgtgatataataataaataataacaacgaaataaatataatattaaatggaataaatgaatggcatttcataaaaaaaatattatcgataaattatttttttaattttttgaaaaacaATAAGTTTGATAAATATCCTAAAAGTATTTCAAACGTTacttatataaacaatatgTATGGTTTGAACAGTaatgatttattaaatgttAAATGTTTTATACGAAGTATGAATTtgctttttaattttgaaaatatttcaaataattcAGAGAATTTGcgacaaaaaatatatataaataaaatacatttaaATCTATACACAtttcaatattttaataatagtgTTGTTGAAAAGAAAAAGCGTTGCATCCAATTTTGGGGAAATACTAGTAGTCGATATAATCCAAAAACGATAAAAGGGGGATTCGGGAATacagaagaaaaaaatgaaacattTGAGAAGTTTGACATTCACGAATTTGAATATTTGAATCGGGATGGTTACTTAGATTGTTTAGAAAGTTTAAAACGTTTCGAAAAAAGTCCAAATGTTGTGAAAAGTACCAGAAGTGACGAAATTGCGAAAGAATGTTTAGGGAAAGAGCTTGCTGTGGAATgttctaaaaatataaggaTGAAAAATATTCGAATAAAGAATAAGAAATTGCTTGGTGAAAtgttagaaaataatttaattttgagaaataacaatgaaatatataatatatataataagttaaaaaataagatatATTGTCATTATTACTCTTTTATGTTTAGTGATTATATAcgcaataataaaacatataaaaatatttttaaattattgaaAAGTCAAATTATTGCAGtatgttttaataaatctgatttttacaaaaagaTATCCATAACGATTGATAATATTAGCATAAAAAAGGATATgttatatgataaaaaaaaagttgaatataattatacaattttaactaaatataataagaatgaaagtattttatatataaacattaaCTTATGTAAACAAACTTGTATggaatataaacatatttataatactttaaatatattatacgcttgttcatatataaatgcgATTAAAATGGGGAAAAATATAGGGGAACAAGATTTgtacaaaattaaaaaaggaaactattctttttcaaatattttaaataatataaaaagggaaaaaggtgtaataaatttcattgatattgaaaataatataagaaatgatattattaaaaaagcaaaatataatatttttaattctaaCAATTTTTCAAGAAACAGAGAGCATGCTTTActatacaatatatattatttttataaaaaaaatggaaaaataaaaaaaaaagaaaaagataataacATTGGTGGAAATAATAGTAGTAGTAGTAGCAGTTGCAAACGCTATAAAGTAAAGAATTTATTAGaatttattgaaaatataaaaagtaaaaagtgtgaaaaaaaaagaaaagaaataaaGAATTTATCTATAGAAATATCTAGTCTTGTTTTGACATTGGactataattattttattaatatattgccattattttatgattatttttgtaaaaaattaaaatatttaaatccTATAAATAACTTAAAAGATGAAAGGAAAGTATGTTTTTTACACatgtattattactattatttaaacAAGTTAATGGGAAAAAAGcgatttgaaaaattagaacaaataaaaaacattgGTAATTATTCTTATACAAATGATATAGTTATATGTAgacaaaataaagaagaaaaaatatttttattatatatacataatattaatataaggAAAAcaaagatatatataaatgtaaattatttattaaaattatttttaacaaaaaatttcTTGATGAATATATCAGCCATAAAGattcaaaataaacaaaaaaaaaatttaaaacatattttaaaaaaaataaagaaaatatatttttacaattatattagtatatttttttatttgcttaaaaatataaatatatctgAACATTCGTCTTATACAACATTAAATttcttaaattttattgaaaagtttttaaaaaataatttacagTTATCCCctttacaaaatttatatagtttaattattactttaaaatataaatgtgaatatgaacttaataataataagatAAACCAAGATAGTTattctataaataaaaaaaatattgaagaattagtaaatattgaaaataatccTCTTTTAATTATGTCTGAAAGGGATAAATATTCACAAGAAATTGACaatagtaataattattttaaaaatatgtttttatttaattattctaacattttttctatgaatatattttcgaAAAATACAACACAAATAACTAATCACCCCAAAATACACAAAagtttaatgaaaaaaataatgaatttaaaagagcgagaaaatatattttcaaaaattcatgaatcatataaaaattctgATTTGATTTCCAATTTTAAACATACAAAATTTAGTCAAAATTGTACCAAAAGTACACAAATACAATTTGACAATTCAAATGGCATTTCAGAATCGTCAAAtatcaaatataaagaTAGCAACAGCTCTggaaattatttaaaaaaaaaaaaaagtggtaaaatgaagaaaaaaaagaacaGAAAAACAGACAGAAAAACAGACAGAAAAACAAACGTACAAAACATTACCCACATATCGTTTACTCACAACTTAAACATCAAAGAATAAGACCATTGTGTattaaacattttaaaatatttagtTTCGTccttttttgttttttttttcaacttaattttttgttattatgtGTACGAATTTGACttaaactattttttttagtttattatttttattgttttattatttttatcgtttttatattttttactagCTTTGAAGTTAATTTTTGTAGGAATGTTTTccctatatatatttatttagcTTTACAACTTGattgtttttaataatttgaattaaatttcaaaaaatatgattttcatgaaatttgtttaaattgaaaatatattgttgtACAGaattatagaaatatattatagcgataaatttaattatatattagtCTTTATTTTGTAGTTTTATTTAACAATAGAGacttttaataaattaattaaattgtGAAATTATTCCAGCATAAGATACAGATGATTCATTTATACTTTGAGCGGGGTTGGACTGaaatggaataaaaaaatgagtgCGGAAATGGAGCGTACATAATTAATAAGTAAATATGTGTATGTAGGAAAATGAAAGATTTAATTTACATTCcgaaatattatataagaataagatatgcatatataccTGTGAATAATGCATTAATTGTGTTGATAATTTTCCGGGGAAAGATTGAATCAGCTGTGAAATAACAGatgaaatagaaaattaaatgacAAATGAAATAACAAATGAAATAACAAATGGTGAAAAATTACCTGAagcataatttttataggATTAGATCCGCATATAGTATTGtgagttttttttaaatagtCGATAAaatctgaaaaaaaataaaattgccatttttaattttttttgtaaactatagtatataaaaaaataaatattttttgaaaaattataagagtattaatttaaataaccTTGGACATGATGTTTCgtgataatattaattccGTCTTTATCCATATTCTTTAATttgacaaaaaaatgaaagaataaaaaatagtaaaataatGTATCGTAATAATATGTAAATGACTCTAATTGTTGcatatacacattttttttatcaaaccTTAATTAAATTGACTTAcctcaatttttttatgaatatatttatcattatatttttctaatatgTTTGTAAAGCTAAATCTGAAAAAATTagtttaattataaataaaagtgtagcattatgaaaatattataaaaaaaaattatatatttttttttttgagatCATGCAATATTTATAAGTAATATGAATACCTTCGTCCAAAATGACAAAAAtcagaagaaaatataaatgcatTTGTTTTGtcttgaaaatatttttttaaagggTTGcctatattaaattaaacaaaaatattatatataatagagaataaaatatggtaagtatatatgtttatatgtgtaatatatttttttatttcttacAAAATTCgttaattttgttaatatcaTTTCCTATACATCCGACGTAGATTGGTACTATTTTAATGTCTTTTCTGAAAAATgtttgtaaaataaaatattcattggtagattaaattaaattattactttttgcgtgttattttatgttatgttaggtaataatataaaattaaaacagTAAACAAATTGGGATTACtctttaattatatattttattagtgGCAATTGCATTTCTATCGAATGCTCTTCTTCATCATCAATTTCATCAATGTAgtcatataaattttgtgtgccatttttcataatatctGATATAACTAAAGTGGAATAAATATTGGcgaatgaaataaaattggctattttattcatatatgtatatttaaaaaacgtgtaaatatatatgcatttacAGTGGTAAGTGATAAATTAccatttttgtttatttgtaaaaacCCGAAAGGTGtttcatatttatcaaCTTGTGGAAGTAAGCATCCTTTGTTGTAAATATGGTGATTTGGACCgagaataaaaatattttttctgaaataaaaaacagccaaattaaaaattattaacaattaataatttttttattacaaaatcATTAAAAGTGTAAAAAGTTCTGAACagcaataattttttgtataatcATTAAATAggttatatataaatccATTTCacacatttattattcgtctttattttttactaacATATTTTCAACATTTATACAGGAATAAACATGGGAACTAGTTTCAAGGCAATAAGCATATCCTGCATGGCTTTAAAATAAGGGATTTTTTATGTGTAAACATATACgtaatgcatatataattctaaTAGAAgtcaattatatataatatgtattttttaattacgGGCAAATAGCAGCTTTAACTTGTTGTTTTggtaaatttattt
The DNA window shown above is from Plasmodium berghei ANKA genome assembly, chromosome: 7 and carries:
- a CDS encoding memo-like protein codes for the protein MSTYRRAYHSGSWYSDNSNVLKNSIESLFEKINLPKQQVKAAICPHAGYAYCLETSSHVYSCINVENIKNIFILGPNHHIYNKGCLLPQVDKYETPFGFLQINKNVISDIMKNGTQNLYDYIDEIDDEEEHSIEMQLPLIKYIIKEKDIKIVPIYVGCIGNDINKINEFCNPLKKYFQDKTNAFIFSSDFCHFGRRFSFTNILEKYNDKYIHKKIENMDKDGINIITKHHVQDFIDYLKKTHNTICGSNPIKIMLQLIQSFPGKLSTQLMHYSQSNPAQSINESSVSYAGIISQFN